One Narcine bancroftii isolate sNarBan1 chromosome 3, sNarBan1.hap1, whole genome shotgun sequence DNA window includes the following coding sequences:
- the rps15 gene encoding small ribosomal subunit protein uS19: MQRREFLRRKAEQVEQKKKRTFRKFTYRGVDLDQLLDMSYEQLMQLYCARQRRRVNRGLRRKQQSLLKRLRKAKKEAPPMEKPEVVKTHLRDMVILPEMVGSMVGVYNGKTFNQVEIKPEMIGHYLGEFSITYKPVKHGRPGIGATHSSRFIPLK, encoded by the exons atgcAACGTCGTGAATTCCTGCGCCGAAAG GCTGAACAAGTGGAACAGAAGAAGAAAAGGACCTTCAGGAAGTTCACCTACAGAGGTGTGGACCTGGATCAGCTTCTTGATATGTCCTA TGAACAGTTGATGCAGTTGTATTGTGCTCGACAGCGAAGGCGTGTGAACAGAGGTCTGCGTCGTAAGCAGCAGTCCCTCCTGAAGAGGTTACGCAAAGCCAAAAAAGAAGCTCCACCAATGGAAAAACCAGAGGTTGTTAAGACACATCTTCGTGACATGGTTATCCTTCCGGAAATGgttggcagcatggttggtgtgtaCAACGGCAAAACCTTTAACCAGGTTGAAATCAAG CCTGAAATGATTGGCCATTATCTTGGTGAGTTCTCCATCACCTACAAACCTGTCAAGCATGGCAGACCTGGTATTGGGGCCACTCACTCCTCCAGATTCATTCCTCTGAAGTAG